The Caloranaerobacter sp. TR13 sequence TTATTTTATTGAATTTTTTCCCTTTATTCTTTATATTTAATTTTTTGATAAGTTCACTAATTCTTTTTAAACGCGAGCTATTCATTCTAAAGCTCCTTCCTAAAAAGTTTTCTGTAACACAATTGTAATATAAACTCAAAATAGATTATATCATATATCGCAAAATTTACAAAGAATAATCTAATGCATGTCTATAATTAGTTTATTATTTTAATTTAAAATATATTCTATCTAAGCGATAGCTCTCTAATAATAGCATCATTCCTTTTTAAGTCTAGAACCTCTCTACATATTTCAATAAAATCTTCTGTTTTTGCATTTCTAAACTTATTCCTTTCAAAATAAAGCTTTAAAATATTAAAGAACTTCTCATCTCCAATTTTTCTCCTAAATTCATTTAAACTAATTGCTCCTTTTTGATATACCAACCCTAAATACTCTTGCCATGAATTAAAATTACTCAGGCTCTTATTTATAGACTGATTTATAAAATCAGAATCTTTATACTTGCTAAAACGGGCAATAACCATTTTATTAAATACTCTATCCTTAACTTCGGTACCATACTTTTTCTCAAAATATAAAATGGTTGAATATTCAGTTAAACTCTCATCTAACCACGGTTCATCAACTTGATCATTTCCAACAATACCATACCACCACTGATGAGCAGTTTCATGTGCAATAATATATTCTAATATATCTGGTTGTCTATATGAATATATATCATTATCTATCATAACCACATTCGGATATTCCATACCTCCAACATAAAAGTCACTCGCTACAACTTCAAATTCTTTATAAGGATATTTACCAAATAAGTCATTAAATATTTTTATTGAATCTACCGCATATTGCAAAGCCTCTTTTTTATACGTATCATTAAAACAATAAGAAACTACTTTGATATTATCAACCCAAGCCTCTTCTTTCTTAAATTTATCACTTAAAATAATAGCAAAATCTCTAACATTATCAGCTTCAATATAATATTTCACCTTATCATCCAATTCTTCTTTATCAACAATCACACCAGTACTAACTGGAAAATAATTTGATGGTATAACAAGCTCTACTCTATAATTACTAACATCACTATAAAATGGATCGCCTAATTTATAATAAGGGTCTAAATTCCATCCTGTTTCATCATAGACAGCTAAAATAGGATACCAATTCGTTATATTAAAAGTATATTTGTCATATCCAAATCTTCCTCTAGAATTTGGTATTTTTATTTTCCCTTGTATTTCTACAGTCATTTCTGCACCGTCTCTAATCCATCTTTCAAGCTCAATCATAAGTATTGTATGATCTCGTCCTATAATCTTATATTTTTGCTCTTTATCATCTACCATTACTTTCTTTATATCAATGTATCCTGAATCAAATCCATTTGGATAAGCTTCATTAATTTCTTCTTTAAAATATGGTACTGTTTTTGCCTTTCTAAAAGCATTTGGATATATGTGAAAGTATATTTTTTTTAATTTCTTTCCTGTATTATTTATATAGCTTACTTTTTCATCAATATAAATTATCTTATTTACGGGATCAAACTCTGCTTTAATAAAATATCTATTTAACATATTTTGGTTTATATTAAATGTAAATTGGACATCATCTCTAATAAATGTATATGTTATAATTGGTGTTATTGTTATTATGAAAAGCAGTAAA is a genomic window containing:
- a CDS encoding M1 family metallopeptidase is translated as MHKLLSKIMFKVLLLFIITITPIITYTFIRDDVQFTFNINQNMLNRYFIKAEFDPVNKIIYIDEKVSYINNTGKKLKKIYFHIYPNAFRKAKTVPYFKEEINEAYPNGFDSGYIDIKKVMVDDKEQKYKIIGRDHTILMIELERWIRDGAEMTVEIQGKIKIPNSRGRFGYDKYTFNITNWYPILAVYDETGWNLDPYYKLGDPFYSDVSNYRVELVIPSNYFPVSTGVIVDKEELDDKVKYYIEADNVRDFAIILSDKFKKEEAWVDNIKVVSYCFNDTYKKEALQYAVDSIKIFNDLFGKYPYKEFEVVASDFYVGGMEYPNVVMIDNDIYSYRQPDILEYIIAHETAHQWWYGIVGNDQVDEPWLDESLTEYSTILYFEKKYGTEVKDRVFNKMVIARFSKYKDSDFINQSINKSLSNFNSWQEYLGLVYQKGAISLNEFRRKIGDEKFFNILKLYFERNKFRNAKTEDFIEICREVLDLKRNDAIIRELSLR